One window of the Bacteroidales bacterium genome contains the following:
- a CDS encoding NADH-quinone oxidoreductase subunit NuoF gives MSKTKVIVGLGSCGIAAGANKTYQKIEQLRMAENLDFELKKTSCIGMCFREPLVEIIDDTGSYIYGNVDENRVVELLEKHVVNHEPIREFVVKTDLFETPDHLFFDNQIKIALRHCGYIDPESLEEYEAHQGYEAIKKIADEGITRDEVIELVLQSGLRGRGGGGFPTGMKWRFARKSESDEKYIICNADEGDPGAFMDRSLLEGDPHAVLEGMIIGAYAIGANGGVIYCRAEYPLAIKRLNIAIEQARDQGYLGEHIMGIEGFCFDIYVKEGAGAFVCGEETALIASVEGERGMPRKRPPFPAISGLWKKPTNINNVETWANIPWIIINGPEAYAKYGTEKSKGTKVFALAGKINHSGLVEVPMGITIRDIIYKLGGGIPGGKKFKAVQLGGPSGGCIPEYLADTIVDYDSVNATGAIMGSGGMVVMDEDTCMVDVARFFLNFTQTESCGKCTFCRIGTKRMLEVLQRITEGKGKMEDIDTLEELAYQIKDNSLCGLGQTAPNPVLTTLKYFRDEYTAHILEKKCPAKVCKSLLTYEIIPDKCTGCTVCAKKCPVNAITGERKMAHVIDQEICIKCGDCYSRCKFDAIILR, from the coding sequence ATGTCAAAAACCAAAGTAATAGTAGGCCTGGGAAGTTGCGGTATTGCAGCCGGAGCCAACAAGACCTATCAGAAAATTGAACAATTGCGGATGGCCGAGAATCTCGATTTCGAGCTAAAGAAGACTAGTTGTATCGGCATGTGTTTCCGCGAGCCGTTGGTAGAGATCATCGACGATACCGGTTCTTACATTTATGGAAATGTGGATGAGAACAGGGTGGTGGAATTATTGGAAAAGCATGTGGTTAATCACGAGCCAATCCGGGAGTTTGTTGTAAAGACTGATCTTTTCGAAACACCAGATCATCTCTTTTTTGACAACCAGATAAAGATTGCCCTGCGCCATTGTGGTTATATCGACCCTGAATCGTTGGAAGAATATGAGGCGCACCAGGGGTATGAGGCTATAAAAAAAATCGCTGATGAAGGGATAACCCGCGATGAAGTGATTGAATTGGTGTTGCAATCTGGGTTGCGCGGTCGTGGTGGCGGCGGTTTCCCTACAGGGATGAAATGGCGGTTTGCCAGGAAAAGTGAATCCGATGAGAAATATATCATCTGCAATGCCGATGAAGGCGACCCGGGCGCATTCATGGATCGCTCGCTGCTTGAGGGCGACCCCCATGCAGTGCTCGAAGGAATGATTATTGGCGCTTATGCCATTGGTGCTAATGGTGGCGTCATCTATTGCCGCGCTGAATACCCATTAGCGATTAAAAGATTGAATATTGCCATCGAGCAAGCCCGCGACCAGGGCTATCTTGGCGAACATATTATGGGTATCGAAGGCTTTTGCTTTGACATTTATGTGAAAGAAGGAGCCGGTGCTTTTGTCTGTGGAGAAGAAACCGCGCTTATCGCATCTGTCGAAGGTGAACGTGGTATGCCCAGGAAGAGACCTCCATTCCCGGCCATCTCAGGGCTCTGGAAAAAACCCACCAACATCAACAACGTTGAAACCTGGGCCAACATTCCATGGATTATTATCAACGGCCCGGAAGCCTACGCAAAATACGGCACCGAAAAAAGTAAAGGCACTAAAGTATTTGCACTGGCCGGCAAGATCAATCATTCCGGCCTGGTAGAAGTGCCTATGGGAATCACCATCCGCGATATTATCTACAAATTGGGTGGAGGAATTCCCGGAGGAAAAAAATTCAAAGCCGTACAGCTGGGTGGCCCCTCAGGCGGCTGCATTCCCGAGTACCTCGCCGATACCATTGTTGATTATGATTCGGTGAATGCCACCGGCGCTATCATGGGTTCAGGCGGCATGGTGGTGATGGATGAGGATACATGTATGGTGGATGTTGCAAGATTTTTCCTCAATTTTACCCAAACCGAAAGCTGTGGAAAATGCACCTTCTGCCGGATTGGGACCAAACGGATGCTTGAAGTCCTGCAGCGCATTACTGAAGGTAAAGGTAAGATGGAAGATATTGATACGTTGGAAGAACTGGCTTACCAGATCAAAGACAACTCGCTGTGCGGACTTGGCCAAACGGCGCCAAATCCTGTGCTTACAACGCTCAAATACTTCAGGGACGAATACACAGCACATATTCTGGAGAAAAAGTGCCCGGCAAAAGTTTGCAAAAGCCTGCTCACCTACGAAATCATTCCGGACAAATGCACCGGATGCACGGTTTGCGCCAAAAAGTGCCCTGTAAATGCCATCACCGGCGAACGCAAAATGGCTCATGTAATCGATCAGGAGATTTGTATCAAATGTGGCGATTGCTACTCACGGTGTAAGTTTGATGCCATAATTCTCCGCTAA
- the nuoE gene encoding NADH-quinone oxidoreductase subunit NuoE yields the protein MRIARITTKQSQPATDAVDLSLIDHLIEKYKNKKGNMIPLLQGAQTIYGYIPKAVFEKIAGDTGLSLSDMYGVATFYAQFRLNPVGKYIIKVCHGTACHVQNATKISEALVESLKVADGGTTEDRLFTLESVACLGCCSLAPVMMVHDNTYGKLTGSEAVRIIKEIRINEMSKNN from the coding sequence ATGCGGATAGCAAGGATAACCACTAAACAGAGCCAACCGGCAACCGATGCTGTTGATCTCTCCCTGATAGATCATCTGATCGAAAAGTACAAAAACAAAAAAGGGAATATGATCCCATTGCTCCAGGGCGCTCAAACCATTTACGGCTATATACCGAAGGCGGTATTCGAGAAAATTGCCGGTGACACAGGCCTCAGCCTTAGCGATATGTACGGCGTTGCTACATTTTATGCGCAATTCAGGCTCAACCCGGTCGGTAAATACATCATCAAAGTTTGCCATGGAACAGCTTGTCATGTGCAAAATGCCACTAAAATCAGTGAAGCACTGGTGGAATCACTTAAGGTAGCCGATGGCGGTACCACCGAGGATCGGCTTTTCACCCTTGAATCGGTAGCCTGTCTGGGTTGTTGCTCATTGGCTCCGGTGATGATGGTACATGATAACACATACGGCAAGTTAACTGGATCAGAGGCTGTAAGGATTATAAAAGAAATCAGGATAAATGAAATGAGCAAAAACAACTGA
- a CDS encoding tRNA-dihydrouridine synthase family protein: protein MIYLAPLQGYTEVEFRQAWASFFTGIDVAVSPFIPLSESLIFKAKHLRDVMPDLNSRIPVIPQVLGNEPGKFIRLAHRLADLGYETVNWNLGCPKLQVARKQRGSGLLPFPDKLRAILEKMIPQLPLQLSIKTRLGFQSPDEFYDLIGVYNDFPLESLMIHPRIGSQMYEGELYLNVLDQVIGEIRHPIVFSGDIVTIGFFEELKKRYPVITRWMLGRGVLVNPFLPEILVRGTSQLNADIIRKRQYNFHDELYCEIRDKYKRERTILNKMKDFWSYFARWFVNDHEIFYDLSHFNTLHEFVPAARMYLHEAQISSFETRIGRPVG, encoded by the coding sequence ATGATTTATCTTGCACCACTGCAGGGCTATACTGAGGTTGAGTTTCGTCAGGCCTGGGCATCATTTTTTACCGGAATTGATGTTGCAGTAAGCCCGTTTATTCCGCTTTCAGAAAGTTTGATTTTTAAGGCAAAACATCTGCGTGATGTGATGCCCGACCTGAATTCCCGTATTCCGGTCATTCCACAGGTGCTTGGTAATGAGCCGGGGAAATTTATCCGGCTTGCACATCGCCTGGCCGATCTGGGCTACGAAACAGTGAACTGGAATCTGGGCTGTCCAAAACTTCAGGTTGCCCGAAAGCAAAGAGGGTCAGGGCTTCTGCCTTTTCCTGATAAGTTGCGTGCGATTCTTGAAAAGATGATTCCTCAGTTGCCATTGCAACTCTCCATAAAAACACGTCTTGGATTTCAGTCACCTGATGAATTTTATGATCTGATCGGTGTTTACAACGATTTTCCGCTCGAAAGCCTGATGATCCACCCCCGCATTGGCAGCCAGATGTATGAAGGGGAGTTGTATCTGAATGTTTTGGATCAGGTGATCGGAGAAATCAGACACCCCATCGTTTTCAGCGGTGACATAGTAACCATTGGCTTTTTTGAAGAATTGAAAAAGAGATATCCCGTCATCACCCGATGGATGCTTGGCAGGGGAGTGCTTGTTAATCCCTTTTTACCTGAAATACTGGTCAGGGGCACATCGCAACTCAATGCGGATATTATCCGGAAGCGGCAATACAACTTCCATGATGAATTGTATTGTGAAATCAGGGATAAATATAAAAGAGAAAGGACAATCCTGAATAAAATGAAAGATTTTTGGTCATATTTTGCCAGGTGGTTTGTGAACGACCATGAAATATTCTACGATCTTTCACATTTCAATACCCTTCACGAGTTTGTACCAGCAGCCAGAATGTATCTTCACGAGGCACAGATTTCATCCTTTGAAACAAGAATTGGCAGGCCGGTAGGGTGA
- a CDS encoding cation transporter — protein sequence MTKSTFNIPGMDCPSEESMIRLKLEDVAEIKQLEFNIPERRLDVYHTGGLDKIESSLKSLNLGATMAGSEHCEINPVSGDRMQTKVLWAVLAINLSLFVAEMITGFISRSMGLVADSIDMLADAFVYGLSLYAVGGTVNRKKKIARTSGYFQMTLAFLGFAEVIRRFTGFDTPPDFTMMIIVSLAALAGNTLCLYLLQKAKSDEAHMKASWIFTSNDVLANLGVITAALLVLATGSNRPDLIIGTIVFALVMRGAFRILKLAK from the coding sequence ATGACAAAGAGCACCTTCAACATACCCGGAATGGACTGCCCGTCAGAGGAGAGCATGATAAGGCTGAAGCTGGAAGATGTTGCCGAAATCAAACAACTCGAGTTTAATATCCCTGAACGGCGTCTCGATGTGTATCACACTGGAGGCCTTGATAAAATTGAATCATCTCTCAAATCGCTTAATCTGGGTGCAACCATGGCCGGTTCTGAGCACTGCGAGATCAATCCGGTTTCAGGGGACCGGATGCAAACAAAAGTGCTTTGGGCGGTGCTGGCCATCAATCTTTCACTTTTTGTTGCTGAGATGATTACCGGTTTCATCTCTCGCTCCATGGGACTTGTAGCTGACTCCATCGATATGCTTGCTGATGCCTTCGTTTATGGGCTAAGTCTTTATGCGGTTGGGGGAACAGTTAACCGGAAGAAAAAGATTGCCAGAACAAGCGGTTATTTTCAAATGACACTTGCGTTTCTTGGGTTTGCTGAGGTTATCCGGCGGTTCACCGGCTTCGATACACCTCCGGATTTCACCATGATGATCATTGTTTCGTTGGCTGCACTTGCCGGAAACACGCTCTGTCTTTATCTTCTTCAAAAAGCCAAAAGTGACGAAGCCCACATGAAGGCAAGCTGGATTTTCACCTCAAACGATGTTCTGGCCAACCTTGGAGTAATTACTGCCGCCCTGCTGGTGCTGGCTACAGGTTCAAATCGCCCCGATCTGATCATCGGAACCATTGTTTTTGCATTGGTTATGCGAGGAGCATTCAGAATACTGAAGCTGGCCAAATGA
- a CDS encoding EamA family transporter: MKIEYLLLITASGFFHAFYNFLMRRENGSRLFLTGIFGVGALLSLVATFLSGVPVSIPWNAVPYVFAASLFYTFYQVFISNGFERGDIAIVYPLAMLSPLFIPILALVFLKEIIPFSVWVGIFITLGGAILIQLRSLSFSEIKKMIFLGKDYGIARLALAASFMYAIGSVFDKSRISVFNIFIYMNFILLFMAGMLLVYVFVFERKQSMNVYIAKHYKPILIGGAVLFLSFLSFRMALQFVYVSIAVPVRLSSIVFAVLFGVLVLREKVNRKQVTGIIMLIIGILIIHWFRMS; this comes from the coding sequence ATGAAGATAGAATATCTGCTGTTGATTACGGCTTCTGGTTTTTTTCATGCATTTTATAATTTTCTGATGCGCCGTGAAAATGGAAGCAGGTTGTTCCTCACAGGAATTTTTGGTGTAGGAGCCTTGCTGTCGCTGGTTGCTACTTTTTTATCCGGCGTTCCTGTTTCAATTCCATGGAATGCAGTACCTTATGTTTTTGCAGCTTCTTTGTTTTACACTTTTTACCAGGTGTTTATTTCTAATGGTTTTGAAAGGGGCGATATAGCGATCGTGTATCCGCTGGCCATGCTTAGCCCGCTGTTTATACCTATACTGGCTTTGGTATTTCTGAAAGAGATCATTCCATTTTCTGTTTGGGTTGGGATTTTTATCACGCTCGGTGGCGCCATATTGATACAATTACGTTCATTATCCTTTTCAGAAATCAAAAAGATGATTTTTTTAGGCAAAGATTATGGTATTGCAAGGCTGGCGCTTGCAGCTTCTTTTATGTATGCCATCGGATCGGTGTTTGATAAATCAAGAATCAGCGTATTCAACATCTTTATTTACATGAATTTCATCCTTCTTTTTATGGCTGGGATGCTGCTGGTTTATGTTTTCGTTTTCGAAAGAAAGCAATCGATGAATGTTTATATAGCAAAACATTACAAACCAATATTAATCGGTGGGGCAGTACTTTTCCTGTCTTTTCTTTCCTTTCGCATGGCCTTGCAGTTTGTGTATGTTAGCATTGCAGTGCCGGTCAGGCTCTCATCTATCGTTTTTGCTGTGTTGTTTGGTGTTCTGGTATTAAGAGAAAAAGTAAACCGCAAACAGGTTACCGGTATCATCATGTTAATCATAGGAATTTTGATTATCCACTGGTTCAGAATGAGCTGA
- a CDS encoding LysM peptidoglycan-binding domain-containing protein yields the protein MNLKKALLIVFLALSFSGLQVQAQDTIRRSAVTETIGGNQFYIHKVERGQTLYSIARAYEVKVADILQNNPGTDENIQPDDVIKIPFSSSQNENQGSKPIGMNHRRVAKGETLFSLAKEYNVTVEEIIAVNDDLTEGLKEGGFVKIPIFDRTQPALAGQQQQTTVQPEIKPASTVVASPDAASTTLTQDKDGKGYFEFQERNRETLYELAIRYRISIDSIYAINPGVSDKPVKGQIIKIPISSVERDYITHNVRHRITLNRLANDYKTEVDKILGINPYISRQLQPGQTVRIPLPPRKPDIIAEQEKPVISEEMIREELKQKIPNGDFCDQITEKGSFNIALMMPFFFNELDKSGEGFIKSFLFIQYYEGMLLALDSLRKKGFNANIYVFNVEEDIAQAKAVLLNPQIKEMHLIIGPFYNSSYRIVAEFALSNQIPIVNPLSNRNDFLTGNPYAIKVIPNEDRIFDAMAEYIYSKLSSAEVFIARHNSMRDEQIITKLRSALTRQLNPDEIHSPAPFYEIIYSRDSLNTFKKMASTSKENVVIVYTENKLYILDLMRKLNMLRENYKITVFGLPEWLEMEGLDYKHLNNLNTHVMTSEYVDFESDAVRNFVLKYREKYQAEPENYAFKGYDTGLFFFSALIKYGSHFTECLPYHDASTLFGNYQFLSTDGNGFENQEWKILRLNNYQYHQIRTSSRMRSNKP from the coding sequence ATGAATTTAAAAAAAGCACTTCTGATCGTCTTTCTGGCTCTTTCCTTTTCCGGATTGCAGGTTCAGGCTCAGGATACAATTCGACGTTCTGCTGTGACCGAAACTATAGGTGGTAACCAATTTTATATTCACAAGGTCGAACGCGGGCAAACCCTATATTCAATTGCACGCGCCTATGAAGTAAAAGTCGCTGATATCCTGCAAAACAACCCCGGAACTGATGAAAACATCCAGCCGGATGATGTGATAAAAATTCCTTTTTCAAGTTCACAAAATGAAAACCAGGGATCGAAACCCATCGGAATGAACCACCGCCGTGTGGCAAAAGGTGAAACATTGTTCAGCCTGGCAAAAGAATATAACGTGACTGTTGAAGAGATCATTGCCGTCAACGACGACCTTACCGAGGGACTGAAAGAAGGCGGTTTTGTGAAAATTCCCATCTTCGACCGCACGCAACCCGCATTGGCCGGGCAGCAGCAACAAACAACCGTGCAGCCTGAAATTAAACCGGCATCAACAGTAGTTGCATCTCCCGACGCAGCCTCTACCACCTTGACCCAGGATAAAGACGGAAAAGGATACTTCGAGTTCCAGGAACGCAACAGAGAAACCCTTTATGAACTTGCCATTCGCTATCGAATCAGTATCGACAGCATTTACGCCATCAACCCTGGGGTTAGCGATAAACCGGTTAAGGGACAAATCATTAAAATACCCATTAGCAGCGTTGAAAGGGATTACATTACCCATAATGTTCGGCATCGAATTACCCTGAACCGGCTGGCCAACGATTATAAGACCGAAGTTGATAAGATTTTAGGCATCAACCCCTACATTTCACGTCAACTGCAACCAGGACAAACAGTTAGAATCCCTCTTCCTCCGCGAAAACCAGATATAATTGCCGAACAGGAAAAACCTGTGATTTCTGAAGAGATGATTCGTGAAGAATTAAAACAGAAAATACCCAATGGTGATTTTTGTGATCAAATAACAGAAAAAGGGAGCTTTAACATTGCACTGATGATGCCCTTTTTCTTTAACGAATTGGATAAAAGTGGCGAAGGTTTCATTAAATCATTCCTGTTCATACAGTATTATGAAGGAATGTTGCTGGCGTTGGATTCTTTGCGGAAGAAGGGATTTAACGCCAACATTTATGTTTTCAATGTTGAGGAGGACATCGCCCAGGCAAAAGCAGTATTACTGAATCCTCAAATCAAAGAGATGCACCTCATCATCGGACCATTTTACAACAGTAGTTACAGGATTGTCGCCGAATTTGCCCTAAGCAATCAAATTCCGATTGTGAACCCGCTTTCTAACCGAAATGATTTTTTGACAGGTAATCCATACGCTATCAAGGTAATACCTAATGAAGACAGAATCTTTGATGCTATGGCCGAATATATTTACAGCAAACTCAGTAGTGCTGAAGTATTCATCGCACGTCACAATTCCATGCGTGATGAACAGATCATCACCAAATTAAGATCAGCACTGACCCGGCAATTGAATCCCGACGAAATTCATTCTCCAGCCCCTTTTTACGAAATCATTTACAGCCGCGACAGTTTAAATACTTTTAAAAAGATGGCTTCAACCTCAAAAGAGAATGTTGTCATCGTCTATACCGAAAACAAGTTGTATATACTCGATCTCATGCGCAAACTCAATATGCTGCGCGAAAATTACAAAATAACAGTTTTCGGCCTCCCTGAATGGTTAGAAATGGAAGGTCTCGATTACAAACATTTGAATAACCTTAATACCCATGTGATGACTTCTGAGTATGTGGATTTCGAGTCTGATGCTGTTAGAAATTTTGTGCTGAAATACAGGGAAAAATATCAGGCTGAACCTGAGAATTACGCATTCAAAGGGTATGACACTGGTCTTTTCTTTTTCAGCGCACTCATAAAATATGGTTCACATTTTACCGAATGCTTACCCTACCATGATGCATCCACCCTTTTTGGTAACTACCAGTTCTTATCAACCGATGGCAATGGTTTTGAAAACCAGGAGTGGAAAATACTACGCTTAAACAACTATCAATATCATCAAATCCGAACCAGTTCCCGGATGCGTAGCAACAAGCCATAA